A genomic stretch from Chitinophaga agri includes:
- a CDS encoding YdeI/OmpD-associated family protein: MAKSKKITFDAIIEQHGGMNAGYVVFPYDVQALFGVKGQVKVKALIDGKVTYRGSLTKMNKPEHWLGITQAVRKELGKELGDSIHVELEQDLVPREVIVTDEVIALFAKHPKAAAFYNTLSYTDRKEYMVWITSAKKEETRLNRLALMIGKLEAGKKVTEK; encoded by the coding sequence ATGGCAAAGTCAAAGAAAATAACTTTTGATGCAATAATAGAACAACATGGCGGCATGAATGCCGGCTATGTTGTTTTTCCTTATGATGTGCAGGCGCTTTTTGGTGTAAAAGGTCAGGTAAAGGTGAAAGCACTGATCGATGGCAAGGTGACTTACCGCGGAAGTCTCACAAAGATGAACAAGCCCGAACATTGGCTCGGCATTACCCAGGCCGTCAGGAAGGAGCTGGGTAAGGAACTGGGCGACTCAATACATGTTGAACTGGAACAGGACCTCGTTCCCAGAGAAGTAATAGTCACTGATGAGGTGATAGCCTTATTTGCCAAACACCCCAAAGCAGCAGCATTTTATAATACATTATCCTATACCGACAGAAAAGAATATATGGTCTGGATCACCAGTGCCAAAAAAGAGGAAACCAGGCTAAACCGGCTTGCACTCATGATCGGGAAACTGGAAGCAGGGAAGAAAGTGACAGAGAAATAA